From the Syntrophales bacterium genome, one window contains:
- a CDS encoding serine hydrolase domain-containing protein: protein MKNFIKFGLLSVVIFSLLMTGCCKSIDPKPQLQFPSELTMQLDHLIDSTMSAKNLPGVVVGVWIPGKGNYLKAFGKANLETNKERQFDDTFRIASITKTFTATVILSLVDDGLLHTSDPLSKYLPDFPNAENSRVARGSLTLALSENWT from the coding sequence ATGAAAAATTTTATTAAATTTGGACTATTGAGTGTTGTGATTTTCTCGTTGTTGATGACCGGTTGTTGTAAATCCATAGATCCAAAACCTCAATTGCAATTCCCCTCTGAATTAACAATGCAGCTTGATCATCTTATTGACAGCACCATGTCGGCAAAAAATTTACCGGGTGTTGTTGTTGGGGTATGGATTCCCGGTAAAGGCAATTACTTAAAAGCTTTTGGGAAAGCAAATCTCGAAACGAATAAAGAAAGACAGTTCGATGATACATTCAGGATTGCAAGCATTACAAAAACATTTACTGCAACGGTAATATTGTCTCTTGTTGACGATGGCCTGTTACATACTTCTGATCCTTTATCAAAATACTTGCCTGATTTCCCGAATGCCGAAAATAGTCGAGTGGCGCGAGGGAGTCTCACCCTCGCGCTCTCCGAGAACTGGACGTGA
- a CDS encoding serine hydrolase domain-containing protein: MEAFFDNLVPKLMEKHHVPGSSVSLVKDGKLLFAKGYGYANIDTGKPVHAGETLFRIASISKLFTWIAVIQQVEEGRIDLDTDVNKYLNKFKIPATFPGRPVTMRHLMTHSAGFDDHIEPRLYSKNPADLEPLWVFLKRTWPPRIRPPGEIAVYSNYGTSLATHIVEEVSGMPFEEYIEKRIIQPLGMNRTTIAQPLPDRLAPDMAVGYVYGKDGYVPQEFELIRLPPAGAVSTTATDMAKFMIAQLQLGRYGNKRIIGEATAREMQSPQFSPAPGVSSLCLGIYETPLHGLRMIGHAGDTIFFHSNLFMIPKDQIGLFVTSNSPGGSSLRNDLRAAFLDRYCPAQDAPRPPKKETLQRIPALEGTYESMIYNTSTIEKFFFPLLQITMKATPNGTLMASFRKAASEVEEVTPYTFRSVSGVQTFHGDQVFVRNPEGNVVYYYLANAPFMPFKRIPLHATTRFTDMVKIICLAVFLSVFIWPVRAIISGRRKLKGRDIPVFRRTARWIAGSAAIMMLLFVLLLSMMMNQTNLVERFFTSIPVPLPLILLLAMPVIAAVLTLIVIPIAAFAWLKKYWTIPDRIHYTLVTAALVAFIWWLDFYNLLGWKF; the protein is encoded by the coding sequence GTGGAAGCATTTTTCGATAATCTGGTGCCAAAGCTGATGGAAAAGCACCATGTGCCCGGATCTTCTGTTTCCTTAGTAAAGGATGGGAAGCTGCTTTTTGCCAAGGGATACGGGTATGCAAACATCGATACGGGGAAACCGGTCCATGCCGGCGAAACGCTTTTCCGAATCGCGTCAATTTCCAAGCTTTTTACATGGATCGCCGTGATCCAGCAGGTTGAAGAAGGCAGGATCGATCTTGACACCGATGTAAACAAGTACCTCAATAAATTCAAGATTCCCGCCACCTTCCCTGGCCGGCCGGTGACCATGCGCCACTTGATGACGCATAGTGCCGGTTTTGATGACCATATAGAACCGCGGCTCTATTCGAAAAACCCCGCTGATCTTGAGCCGTTGTGGGTTTTTCTAAAGCGCACCTGGCCACCGCGAATCAGGCCGCCGGGAGAAATCGCGGTGTACTCTAATTACGGGACAAGCCTTGCTACTCATATTGTGGAAGAAGTCTCTGGAATGCCGTTTGAAGAGTATATTGAGAAACGGATCATCCAGCCTCTCGGCATGAACCGGACCACGATTGCCCAGCCGTTGCCGGACCGCCTGGCCCCTGATATGGCAGTCGGCTACGTTTACGGAAAAGACGGGTATGTCCCGCAGGAGTTTGAGCTGATCAGGCTCCCTCCCGCAGGCGCGGTGAGTACAACCGCTACCGACATGGCAAAGTTCATGATAGCCCAACTGCAACTTGGGAGATACGGGAATAAACGCATTATTGGCGAAGCCACAGCGAGGGAGATGCAAAGCCCTCAGTTCAGCCCTGCCCCGGGTGTTAGCTCCCTCTGTCTCGGCATCTACGAAACGCCCCTTCATGGACTGCGGATGATCGGCCACGCCGGTGACACCATTTTCTTTCATTCCAACTTGTTTATGATTCCGAAGGATCAGATCGGCCTCTTTGTGACCTCCAATTCACCTGGAGGATCCTCTTTGCGAAATGATCTCCGCGCTGCGTTCCTTGACCGATACTGTCCGGCTCAGGATGCGCCGCGGCCCCCGAAGAAGGAAACACTGCAACGGATTCCCGCACTTGAAGGAACCTACGAGTCGATGATTTATAACACGTCGACCATTGAAAAATTCTTCTTTCCTCTTCTTCAGATTACGATGAAAGCCACTCCGAACGGTACGTTGATGGCTTCGTTCCGAAAGGCTGCCTCAGAGGTCGAAGAGGTAACGCCTTACACGTTCAGGTCTGTAAGCGGTGTCCAGACGTTCCATGGAGATCAGGTTTTTGTCAGGAATCCTGAAGGGAATGTTGTATATTATTACCTGGCGAACGCACCTTTTATGCCTTTTAAACGGATTCCGCTCCACGCAACGACCCGGTTTACCGATATGGTGAAAATAATCTGTCTGGCAGTGTTTCTATCGGTTTTTATCTGGCCCGTTCGGGCTATCATCAGTGGGCGGCGAAAGCTGAAAGGGAGGGATATCCCGGTTTTCAGACGAACAGCACGGTGGATCGCAGGTTCTGCTGCCATTATGATGTTATTATTCGTGCTCCTTCTGTCCATGATGATGAATCAGACCAATCTGGTTGAGCGGTTTTTCACGAGCATTCCCGTGCCTCTGCCGCTCATCTTGCTCCTCGCTATGCCGGTCATCGCAGCGGTTCTTACACTTATTGTCATCCCTATCGCCGCATTTGCCTGGCTGAAAAAATATTGGACAATTCCGGATCGGATACACTACACACTTGTTACGGCAGCACTTGTCGCGTTCATTTGGTGGCTGGATTTCTATAACCTCCTGGGATGGAAGTTTTAA